TGCCGATATTAAATATGTGCCGACATTAATGAAACAGCGttgctttgtaaatgtgtcCACTGTGTATCGCTTGCTCCATTAAAACCTCTGCACACAAATTTGGTCAATCCTTGAGAAAAGACCTGATCACTGTGgcgaggtttttattttttaactcgTCATCATCTGCTCAGAATCAAGTTTGTGAAGGTCTTGTGTTCCTTCTAAAAACTCGCCCATATTCGCCACATTGGCAAAAGTGCTTAagtcggaggcaaccggacttccGCTCAGTTTCTCTAAAAACCTTTCGACACCTCTTCAGAAGTCTTTGTCAATGCAGAATTTAGAAAAATTCCCGGacaggtgttgaaacgttttcagaaaaaaattacagaaagtcCTCCGATTTGAGCcagtttgctgttgcgatgacccgaaTAACGGAGAATTTGCGCAGGCAATCGCCACATTGTTATTTAGAACATCTCATTTTATTGTGATCTCCCACTGGGTTTACCACGTTTTTAGTTCATCTTCGTCAACATGTCAGATAGACTGGTGTCATtcatataaaaatgttattttgtttatctGCCTGCACTCGTCACTGAAAATGATGATAGAAATAAACTCGCTTGTAGCTCATGTCCAGATGTGGGCAGTAACTAGATAGGAACTTTTTGAAAACAATCATCTTTTAGGAGTACTTTTACTACACTGTGCtctttacatttacttgagtaatattatttCAAAAATATCAGGACTCTTACTTGAGTGAAagttttggctactctacccaccatGAGTAgcttcactgaataaagaacataaaaatGCACCAAACACACACCTATAATTTATGTTACTGGAAGTAcattgcactgttctaacatactggatacacattaactgctgtaaagTATTGGTCTAGTGtgttatgttgaaaaaaaatcagaaaagtgtttctcctgtctcttttagtttatttgtaattgtttttttgttgttgttgtagtctTTAAAACACCAGAATTTGTACTTTATATTTTGGTCTGTCCAGTTAGATCACTTTTAAATATCGTATCagatgttatgattagttactcagtactttaGCAGCCTTCCTAcctaatactttttttttttacttttacttgagtaatttcttacttggctgctttttacttttacttgagtaaaaatatgtgcTGCTCTTACAGTAATTGAGTTCAGTTTTTGCTAACTCCACCACTGTTTATGTCACACCTTCACAGCATATTTGTGCAAGCGAGCAGATTACTACCTTCCCCAAAGGTGATGATGTCATCCATGTGGGTTGGCATTCCCGTCCAGAGGTCGTTACTCCGCGGGTAGTTGGCATCTGGCTCCTTGGTCGTCTGCTCGGCGTTCTGGCCTTCCTCAAACCTCCAGAACTGCCCCCCACTGAACAGGTAGGTTTTGCCGTTGTGGGCCCAGACGAAGGCAGCATCCACCCTGTCCACCTTGGTGCCGCTCGGCGTCCGCATGTTCCAGTCGGACAGGGGCCGAGGGTAGCCACTCATGGCAATCGTGTCTTTGAAGACCCAGTACTGAGAGCCTGAACACGTGGAGGGAACATGTCTGAGTCAAAATGGTTCAAAACACTTTGTGGCTATCTGTTTGGAGGCAGTGCCTCgctaaaaaatattcacacccctcaACCTTTTGCATATGTTGTgatattacaaccacaaatatcAATGATTTTCACTGGGATTTAATGTGactgaacaaaacaaatcagTAGAAAATTGGGAGTTAGAAGGAATATGAAACGtggttttaattttgtgttgttttatttttacaaaagaaaCTCCTGAAAAGTGCAGAGTACAAATTTCTTAATCACCCTTTACACTGATGACCCTGAACAAAATCCAAGGCAGCCACCCACCTTTAgcaaagtgttttcaaagaaagatgGACCTGAAATGACTTTTTATCGTTATTTTGAAAAGAACTAGACTCCTTTCTTTTAATAAGGTAAAGatgcaaaaccctttttaaattttggatctacaatgatttactcATCCCATTCCTACAAAAACTTtacattatttaatttgttaaatagaaatatagcaTGCTGAattcacaatatattttttctaactttagatattttttccccttctttttaGGCCCATGAGTACTTTTGGCTTGACCTGTTTTGgcagatgtgacaaaatgttttcacaccATTGATCTAAACTGGCAGCAAGAATATtaataatcagagaagcagccaagagatcCTCggcatctctggaggagctgctgagattcACAGCTCAATAAGAGCTAAGAATATTCAATAAGATTCAATGAGTACAAATGAACCTTAGAGAACCAAGTTGGTCTTAATGCTGAAATAGTTTATATCAACGAAAACTCCCTCCCTGCATTCTTTTGAAATGGAACAAACATGTCAGCGTATATTAGTCACGGTCACACCTTCTGCTGCCAAATGGAGCTACAGATCGAGCTACGTCATCAGCCGAAGCAGCATGGACTCTATCCGCAGCTTTTTGTCACCCGTACCAATGAAGAAGATGATTCTGCTGTCACTCTTCCTCTCATAAACGGCGTCAACCTTGTTTGTCCCTTTTGGAAGGCCCATCCAAAAGTTTGTGATCAGAGCCGGCCTTAAGGACACCAAGGAGCCATCTCGCTTGGTCCTCCAGAAATGTGCACCTTTTCAAGAAAAGAGAGttgaagctgtttgtttttgacaCGCATTTAGAGGAAACCTTTCTTCACATGGTTTTTCTTACCTCTAAAGAAGAAGACCTCTCCTCTGATGTTTGCTACTGCATCAAAGCCTCCCTGGTATCTCTCACCGAATGAAGGCTCAGGTCTGGGACAGGGAGAGTTTAGTTaaactcagatttgtttgaatgCAGTTTTAGTAAAGCGCCACTAGATGGCGCAACATGATCAAAGGTGGCCACAGCAAAGCTCTGACAGCCTTGTTGTGACCCGGCAAAAGCCACAGCTTCAGTCAGAAGTTTGCATACATCCATAATCTGCAGGAATATAacgatttttaaaaaaataataaaaataaaactatattgcCGTGGATAGATACTGCAACATACCGATTTAAattagaaatgaaaataaaattgggtGTAAAAGTTTGACTATATTGTTACATATTATACATAAACCTCCAATAATACAGTGTTTGGATAAATCTGTGTTTCTAGTCAGGGACACCACAAAGTTTTAGGCAGACATCAACAAGCTTCTGTCAGAACTCTGGCTGAACATTTGACCTCTTTCCATATCTGAGGTAGAACTCATGTAAAAGATTTCTTTCAATTGTCCGACATTTTGCTGACTTTTAAGTATAGTCCGTACATTTTTAATAAGGGTGCAGTCAAGGACACTCCAGCTTAATGTTAGCATAGTTTAGCCATTTCTAAACCAGTTTTAATGCATCTTTGGCATCATTGTCCTGATGGAGGAGCAGTTGTGTCCAGATTTATGCCTCTGATCTCCACACATGACAGCCAAGCAGTTAGGATGTTCATGAACCACCAGCCTCCAGCCTGCCATACCATCAGCGTTGTTGTTCACAGCGTTAATGTTGCCTTGGGTCTTTTAATGCCTCTTTTAGGGCCAGCTCAGGCAACTTGGTACAAAGCTCTGTCACCCAAACATGAAGGCCACACCGCAGGCCCTGAGGAGTGTGCGGACCTGGCTGGTCATCCAGGGCCTCTGACTGGAAGGagtccagatgtttttttttttagtcacatTCTTGATAGAGAACTGGATACAGTCCAAATAAGCCCCTTGCTGTCTGTCCTGTAGTTTTCCCAGTGTGTTCTCAGGCCAGGTTGCAACAGTCTTTTTGGTGGGATGGCCCCGGGTCTTAGTTGGTGGTGTAGGTTGGTAAAAGTAGGAGCGAAAGATGATCTGACTGGCTAAGGATTTGGAGGGGTGCAGCTCTTTAAGTGTGCCTGATCTTGGTGTAAGCATGACCCAAAAATATTCTCTCCCGTTGTAGTACGTGAACATCGTTGGGGTGGACCACTGCTGTTCATTAATGGGGTTTAGAAGGAGCGAGAGCGCTGAGAGAGAGGCGTTATGATCATAACCGTTAGCTTTCTcggcacaaaaaaaaacgtccgGCATCTAACAGACATGTTTCCTGTTCTTTAAATAGACCCATCAGAATTATTATAAATCtggttaaaagcttaaataCAGCCACCCTAGAGGTGACCGCCATGctaatttgagtttttttatgaTTGATTGGAACTGATCTTCTTCCCATTCCTATAGAAATACATCATACACCTTCACTGAACAAGTTTCTGAGATATGGAAGAAATATAGTCTCAATAGAATAAAACATCTGATTCTAATGAGAGTATATTTCTTCCTTAAATAAAGAGGtcaatttttttaacaacagaacattttttaaaaatatgcagaCAAGTTATTCTGCAAGAGATAATTcttaaatttttcttttctgtggtGAAGGTTTCCAGCAAACCCTCAGactgctagttttttttttattttgaaactttaatgattattattaatgGTCATCAATCAGGAAATGACTGAATGCACCAGAGAGCCGACACGCAAAAAGTGAACCAACGCAGTATCCAAtttatgttaacatttcatGTCCAGTTAACACACAAAGTGTTTACTGGGTCACTTTTCCCGAACCTAAATAACACATGTAAGGCATTTCAGATTTGTAGACAACCTGTATGTTCTTTTTAAAAGTCATCATGTCAGATGGTGACATCATCTAATTTAGGAAAGGGTGGGGAACtctaaaatgcagaaataagCTGGATGAAAACTATAAAAGGGGAGTACGAGGCTGGACAGCAGATATCTCAGAGGAAACATCGCTACTGCAAAGGTAGGGCAGTTGAAGAGGCTTAACATTCTTACTTTAATAACATTgactgcaaataaaaaatatattccaTGGTCTTCATTTGTATAGCGATGAGTAACATCTTTAACACATGTTTTTCTCTCCCTCAGATGAATTTGCTTGCAGTTATTGCTGTTGCTGTGTGTGTCCTAGCACCACGTGCTGACTGCGCATCAGATAACATCGGTAAAAATCCCTTGTCAGACCTGGCTTGTGTTTGAAGTTATATGCCATCTACTGGTTATTAACTGTGCTTGAATTGATATTAGATATATACTGGTTGGTCTGTGTGGTAATATTCAtttattgttatgttttttcacaGAAACGTCTTTTATATTCAGAATTGTCTGTAGTGTCACAGTCTTCTCAGAGCTGAGACACAACAGGAATGTTCAAGGTCTTCTCCGTCTCCTATCTGCAGGCCTGTTGCATTTAGACGCACGCCTGAAACCAAAAAACACTGTTCTAGCATATTACACTGAATGGACCTTGCGGAGGCTGGTGCACCCACAGTGTTTGCGTAGAGCCAATTAGATTGCATTTTGTGCTGAAGTCCAGCCTATTGTACAAGGTGCCTTTGGCCCAAGAACATAAGTATGTGTTGTATTGTGATGACGATGGTCTTTCTACGGATAGAGTCCCTCGGCGTAAATTTTGATATGTGGCCAAAATAAATTAGACTTTGGCTTCTGAGAGCATAGGTCTCTGACTCCTTTCCCCAAAAACTGGGTGATAGATAAAGCTAAAATCAATGCAGAATAATTGTTCCTATTCTCAGGGTCAAACTGCCCCTCACTGAACTAACTGGCTTATTTCTCTTCCAGCCTGGTGTTACCACCACCCATGCTGCAGTAAGTATCCGCTTTTTGCCTCTCTGCGCTCCATCCTCTCGCTCTCTTTGCTCCAGCCGCTAAGACCGCGTCTCTCCTGCAGACTACCGCACCTGGCCGGCCATTGCTCCTCAGTTCTGCAATGGAACGCGTCAGTCCCCCATCAACATCGTGTCAGCTGCGGCAAAGGGGAACAGTGACCTGGTGGAGTTCAGCTTCAAGGGCTACGGCAACACCTACGCCTTGAAAACCATCGAGAACACCGGGAAGACGGGTATGTGGAGGGGCTGGGTTCGGCATTTCGTTATCCGTTCACGCTAAACGCGAGATTTCATTGGATCCTCCTTATTACTGTTTTGTTGTTAAGAATGATTTGCTTGAATTTCTTTCTTATCAATTAACATTTACTGAAAAAGTAactatttaaaatcattttacagCTGTGTTTGTCAACCCTGGTGATCAGCGCGCTTGCTTTGAATTGGTGGCTGATAAACAGGCTGCTGTAGAGCTTTCAGTCACTGGAATCTGGTGCCATAAAGCAGGGCAGTGTGTAACCCTGAAGCACCTATCAAACACTCTTTAACCCTCCTATTATGTTCATTTGTTAGGAACAGCAATGCTGTTCCCGGGTCAGTTTGACCCGGTGCATCTTTAATTATCCAAAAGATGtctgaaaccaaaaaaatcCTAACAAGCATTGTTAATATTTCATTACTAACTCCATTACTAACTATTCTATCAATATTTAGTGCAATGGTGTTCCTTACCTCTAACAGGTAATGATCCAATTATGATAATTCACTCgttcttcaaaaaaaaacctgcatgttcaaactttttttaatgtttcactaCTTTATTACTTTTGAAAGACCAACATATAAAACACAATAGTTTTACACAACATTGAAacttaacatttaaattttgttttacatacatACACTGTTTATGAAccagaaaataacaaaatcgCAATACAACAAACAAGCAATTGCAATATGAACAAGgtgtatgtgcgtgtgtgtctgtctgtctgcctgtctgtacatctacacagcacaggtGTGACATGTCATCACACTGTGCTTTGTGCAAATTAATTGTGCACATTTCGCGCAGGTCATGCTTGTCTTGACATCGTCAGATGGCCTGCAGACctggctcctcttcctctttcttttcccctcagcagcaacctATAAACAAGAGGACCATGATTATTTTACTATGGTGTCTTTTTGCTGATCCCAAGACACACACAACTCACTCTCATACActtatacacacacatgcacacacacacacatttacttacttacttattgGTGTACTTGATGCAGTCCTCTCCTGGATCTCCCTCACCGTGGCTGCAGCGGCTGTGGTCCTTGGCAGGTGCTGCCTCCATTGGATGTGCGGTGTCACAAGCGCCTTCCCCAGCTCCTTGAGAAAGATGCGCCTCTTGTACAGCTTTGACACATTCCAGTCAGAAAATATCTCCGTCCAGATGATAAATGCATTGTAGGCTGATACAACGATCATGTTATAAAAGATGACCAATGGCCAGCGCGCAGTCATCCGTTCGGTGCTGTAGTACCTTGTCACTTTGTCTAAGTTGTCTAACCCCCTTTTTGGTGGCATTGTAATCAAGGATCATGCTTGGTTTCTGGTCCTCTATTGCGCCgatttcagcatttttgtgCAAAGTGCTCATGAGCAcaacattttttgcctttttgggGCAGTAAGACACTAGGGCTGTGGTGTCTGTGAAGGCAAACATGGAAGATTGAGGGGCCCTGTCCTTGATtaccagcagctcagcagggAGTTCAGCCCTGTTCTTTCGGACAGTTCCGACCATAGTAAGCTTTCTCTTTAGAAGCTCCTGACCCAAGTTGTAGTTTGTGAAAAAATTGTCACAGGTTATGTTCTGTCCCCTGAGACCCTGTGCCATGTCGAGCACGACCCTTGTGCCCTGATTCTTCCCTTATTCCTCCAACTGGCTTTCCAGTGTAAACCTGCATGTTCAATGCATAGCTGGTGTTTGCATCACATGCTGCCCAGATTTTTAGGCATGTATTGCCTAAATGGGCAGCGACCTCTGAATGCCACCAGTCTTTCatccactgtgtgtgtgtgtgtgtgtgtgtgtgtgtgtgtgtgtgtgtgtgtgtgtgtgtgtgtgtgtgtgtgtgtgtgtgtgtgtgtgtgtgtgagagattGGGGTGAAACATGTCTCACAGTTGCAAAGAAAGAAATAGTGTGACATTTCTGACACCCTTTTACCTCCAGTTTGACTGCTGGGTCAAATTGACCCGAACAGTATCTATGTGATATAAACATACAGGGGGTGGTTGCAAATATGTGAGATGAACCATTTTCATATTATATGTTGATTACACTATTTAAGGCAAGCAGAAGAAGTTTCAtactaaaaaaatacttttaactaTTTTTCCTAGATCTTCAAACTTTAAAACGGGTCAATTTGACCCGCAACATAACAGGAGGGTTAAAGTGAAAGATTCAAACTGTAACTTTGTGCTTCAGTCCAGCCTACCGATCAAAACTTTGAGCCTGTGTGTCAGCCTCTTTCAGACCTGAAGTCAGCGTTTCATCCACACATTGCTCTGATTTTCATAAACCAGGTGTCTTGAACTTCAATCCTTGAGAGCTACTCTCCTGCCACTTTTAGACTTCTCCCTGCTCCAAGCACAGTAGTTGATTGATACCAGGAAGTTAATCTGATTATTTATAAGTCCacttatttgctgtttttcttttaccttgAGTGAGAAAACACCGACTGTTTGACATCTGTAGCTAGCTACTATACAGGGTGGATGGAAAGTATAGTTGGAGAACAATTTATTCTAAAATCTAACTGGATATAAATGTAACAGACATTTTAGTTTGCATTCATAAAATATCAGTTGCCTGGGATGAATTCCACTTTCCTACCAGAACTCTTGCAGCATCGGCTACATTCTGCCAAGTCTGTGCCTAAGTCTTGTTtttgcagcagcaaaaaaaatgtttatctaGGGTCAGAGGCAATGTTTTCTTGGACTAtgagtttatattttttttatttattcttatagTCAAAGTGACCTTAAATAGAGGCATCCAGATCTCAGGGGGAGACTTGTCTGAGAGCTACGACAGCCTGCAGTTCCATCTTCACTGGGGAAATGGAGCCGCTTACCCCGGGTCAGAACATACTGTGGACGGCAAGCGCTACCCCATGGAGGTATTTCCAGTTTTTCTCTAAACTTTTTATTACTTAATAAAGAAAATTGATGTGTCCTCTCTGGCAGTTTCGCACTCTGAATTGCTTTCATAGTGCCAAAGAGAACCTCACAGATTTACATACaggtggagcattactgctttttcTATAGTGCTCAGCTTGATACGCatgcaaaaaactttttttggacattatttagggattatttcaaattcaatggaaCAGAAATGGAAAGGTTATAAAGATTGAAAGGAAAGGAGAAAGGTgaagcaaaatgttaaaagagagagaaggtgacaaaaatagagcagagaaTACAAGATAACATCCCTGGAGTCTGCtcctacacctgcagagagatatatataaagaacaacaaaacaaacagaagaagtatcacaggtacaaacaactaaTAGCTATGATGACATCATCGAAAAATAGGCATCTtgtatttaatacaagatgtgtccagtgacagccaaagctaataaTAGGGTTTATCTGTAAGCACCGCAGTcaaagcacctgtaggtgtttgtgagggTGTACTTGCATATGTAAGGTTTGTCCATAATGAAAATGCTCAATATTGGTTGTAAGGAACCAAAGACCCTCCCCCAGTCAGACACTGCAGAGACCAGAGCCCTAGACATTCAAAAGAACAGCCACAGGACAGGACAGGACCAACGCAGGGGCCGCTGCCTTCCCCATCCCAGAGGAGAGCTCCCAGCAGCCGCAGTGCAGCAGCCTCTGGGGCTGCAGAAGCCTGCTATGGcagagcagatccagccatgggtCCAGACACCC
Above is a genomic segment from Fundulus heteroclitus isolate FHET01 chromosome 10, MU-UCD_Fhet_4.1, whole genome shotgun sequence containing:
- the LOC118564318 gene encoding matrix metalloproteinase-17-like; the encoded protein is MGLPKGTNKVDAVYERKSDSRIIFFIGSQYWVFKDTIAMSGYPRPLSDWNMRTPSGTKVDRVDAAFVWAHNGKTYLFSGGQFWRFEEGQNAEQTTKEPDANYPRSNDLWTGMPTHMDDIITFGEGDAYFFKDDFYWVLKNGGINQEYVSPKSTAIDWLRCPGPPPTFTPEVSGDPKECACAFSRSSLSLRNDYLILAAVLLMFNALISLNN